In a genomic window of Dermochelys coriacea isolate rDerCor1 chromosome 11, rDerCor1.pri.v4, whole genome shotgun sequence:
- the MMADHC gene encoding cobalamin trafficking protein CblD isoform X1: MANVLCNRARLVTYLPGFYSLIRRVVNPKAFSTAGSSGSDESHVAATPPDICPRTVWPDEVMGPFGPQDQRFQLPGNIGFDCHLNGTASQKKTQVHKSLPDILVEPLSSERHEFVMAQYINTFQGTDVPPKQQISNVETYFENAKIECAIQTCPELLRKDFESMFPEVTANNLTVLTITQKTKNDMTVWSEEVEDERELLLENFVNGAKEICYALFSEGYWADFIDPSSGLAFFGPYTNNTLFETDERYCHLGFCVDDLGCCKVIRHNLWGTHVVVGSIFTSAEPDSPIMKKLSGK, encoded by the exons ATGGCCAAT GTGCTCTGTAACAGAGCAAGGCTGGTGACCTATCTACCAGGATTTTACTCCTTGATCAGAAGGGTTGTAAATCCCAAGGCTTTTTCCACAGCAGGATCTTCTGGCTCAGATGAGTCTCACGTTGCTGCTACACCTCCTGATATat GTCCAAGAACTGTGTGGCCAGATGAAGTAATGGGACCATTTGGTCCTCAGGACCAGAGATTCCAGCTCCCGGGTAATATAGGTTTTGATTGTCACCTAAATGGTACAGCTTCTCAGAAGAAAACACAAGTTCATAAAAGTTTGCCTGATATATTAGTGGAGCCCTTATCAAGTGAAAGACATGAATTTGTGATGGCACAATACATAAACACGTTTCAG GGCACTGATGTCCCTCCTAAACAGCAAATAAGTAATGTTGAAACATACTTTGAAAATGCTAAGATAGAATGTGCAATACAAACTTGTCCAGAACTGTTACGAAAAG ACTTTGAATCAATGTTTCCAGAGGTGACTGCCAATAATCTAACAGTACTAACCATAACCCAGAAAACTAAAAATGATATGACTGTATGGAGTGAAGAAGTGGAAGATGAGAGAGAATTGTTATTAGAAAAC tttgttaaTGGTGCCAAGGAAATTTGCTATGCACTGTTTTCTGAAGGCTATTGGGCTGACTTTATTGATCCATCATCAGGATTGGCA TTTTTTGGACCATACACAAACAACACACTGTTTGAAACAGATGAACGCTACTGCCATTTAGGATTCTGTGTTGATGACCTTGGCTGCTGCAAAGTTATTCGTCATAATCTCTGGGGTACTCATGTGGTTGTAGGAAgtattttcacaagtgctgaacCTGATAGCCCTATCATGAAGAAATTAAGTGGAAAATAG
- the MMADHC gene encoding cobalamin trafficking protein CblD isoform X2 produces the protein MANVLCNRARLVTYLPGFYSLIRRVVNPKAFSTAGSSGSDESHVAATPPDICPRTVWPDEVMGPFGPQDQRFQLPGNIGFDCHLNGTASQKKTQVHKSLPDILVEPLSSERHEFVMAQYINTFQGTDVPPKQQISNVETYFENAKIECAIQTCPELLRKDFESMFPEVTANNLTVLTITQKTKNDMTVWSEEVEDERELLLENFFGPYTNNTLFETDERYCHLGFCVDDLGCCKVIRHNLWGTHVVVGSIFTSAEPDSPIMKKLSGK, from the exons ATGGCCAAT GTGCTCTGTAACAGAGCAAGGCTGGTGACCTATCTACCAGGATTTTACTCCTTGATCAGAAGGGTTGTAAATCCCAAGGCTTTTTCCACAGCAGGATCTTCTGGCTCAGATGAGTCTCACGTTGCTGCTACACCTCCTGATATat GTCCAAGAACTGTGTGGCCAGATGAAGTAATGGGACCATTTGGTCCTCAGGACCAGAGATTCCAGCTCCCGGGTAATATAGGTTTTGATTGTCACCTAAATGGTACAGCTTCTCAGAAGAAAACACAAGTTCATAAAAGTTTGCCTGATATATTAGTGGAGCCCTTATCAAGTGAAAGACATGAATTTGTGATGGCACAATACATAAACACGTTTCAG GGCACTGATGTCCCTCCTAAACAGCAAATAAGTAATGTTGAAACATACTTTGAAAATGCTAAGATAGAATGTGCAATACAAACTTGTCCAGAACTGTTACGAAAAG ACTTTGAATCAATGTTTCCAGAGGTGACTGCCAATAATCTAACAGTACTAACCATAACCCAGAAAACTAAAAATGATATGACTGTATGGAGTGAAGAAGTGGAAGATGAGAGAGAATTGTTATTAGAAAAC TTTTTTGGACCATACACAAACAACACACTGTTTGAAACAGATGAACGCTACTGCCATTTAGGATTCTGTGTTGATGACCTTGGCTGCTGCAAAGTTATTCGTCATAATCTCTGGGGTACTCATGTGGTTGTAGGAAgtattttcacaagtgctgaacCTGATAGCCCTATCATGAAGAAATTAAGTGGAAAATAG